The Mesorhizobium sp. B2-8-5 genome segment TGCCGCTTCGGCACGGCGATTTCCATCGGCTCGCAGATGACCGAGCTCGACGAATGCAGCGCCGGCGCCATGTAGGCCATCTTGTGGAAATTGTTGAGGTCGGCGAGCGTGCCGTAACGGCGCTTGTTGTCGAGGTCGCGGATATAGGGCGCGCCATACATCGGCACGAAGATCGAGTTCTTGCCGCCGACGCGCACGGTGCGCTCGGGGTTGCGCGCGTTGAGCGTGAATTCCGCCGGAACCTTCGAGACGAGTTCCATCAGCAAAGCGCGGTCGATGCGGACACGCGTCTCCCGCACGTCCGCGCCGGCCGCTTTCCAGAGCTCGATCGCCCCGTCGTCGCGGAATTCGCACCCCACCTCCTCGAGGATCTTGAGCGATTCCTCGTGGATCAGCTCCACCGCCTCGTCAGGCACGATCTCATAGGCGGGGATCTTGCGGACAAGGGTCGGGAAGGACGCGATCGGCGTGCTTCTCAGCGCCTTGCGGCCAAGACGGCCACCGCCGCGGCGGTGGGTCTGTTCGGTCAATTCAACGGCCGGTGCGTTCATGGAGCCTCCTTCTTCCCGCCACTCACGTTAGCGAGGCAAAATATGGCTGTGACGCTGGAAAATCCTGATCTTCTGTATAAGCTCACCTTATGCGAAGCCTGCGCCACCTCCTGCCCTCAGCCGGCAGCCTCATCGTCTTCGAAGCCGCGGGCCGGCTGTCGAGCTTCACCGCCGCCGGACGCGAACTCGGCATGACCCAGGCGGCCGTCTCCTATGCCGTGCGCGGCCTGGAGGAGCAGCTCGGCGCCAAGCTCTTCCAACGGCGCCACCGCCAGGTGATTCTGACGGAGGCCGGCGAGCGCTTCCATGCTGACGTCTCGCTCGGCCTGTCGCATATCCGCAAATCGGCGGAGGACCTGCGCCTGCAGGCGACGGGCGGGCACGTGACGCTTGCCGCCTCGACAGCCTTCGGCTCGTTCTGGATGATGCCGCGCCTGCAGCAGTTCCGCGACGAACTGCCGGGCGTCGACCTGCGCATCCAGACCGCCGACCGCGATCTCGACATCATCGCCGAGGGCATTCCGCTCGGGGTGCGCGGCGGCGTGCCGCGCGACTGGCCGGACTATCACTCGCTGTCGCTCTCCGACGAGGAGATCTTCCCGGTCGCGGGACCGAGCTATCTCGCCAAATTCGGCAAGCCGAGGACGGTCGAGGAACTGGCCACGCACCGGCTGATACATCTCGAGGAGCCCTATCGCGAGGCGCCGAACTGGGATGAATGGTTTGCTTCGGCCGGAACCAGCCTGCGTAACGCAGAGCGCGGCTTGCGCATCAACGATTATGCCCTGGTGATCCAGGCGGTGATGGAGGGGCAAGGCATCTCGCTCGGATGGCGGCATCTGGTCGAGCGGCTGGTTGCGTCCGGGCTGCTGGTGCCGGTGACGGACCATGTGATGCGGACCGGCATCGGCTTCCACGTGATCTGGCCGAAGAACCGCGACCTCAGTGATAATGCGCGCAGGGTCAGGGACTGGCTGGTGGCGCAGGCGTGAAACCGCGCACCGCAAGCCGGCGTATGGCCAGTTCACGGTGCGGCCGACAGGCTCACACCGAGCCGTCGTTCTTCAACCCGAGCACATCGATCCTGTCGATGGTCGGCGGTCCGGCAAACAGCGTCTCGGCATTGGCCATCAAGGCCTTGGCGATCTCGCCGGTGAGATGCGCCTCGCGCCCGGCTTCGTCGTGAAAGGCGTCGAAAACGCCGAAGACGCTTGGCGAAAGCTGCAGGGCAAACCAGATCGGCGTCCCGGCCTCCCGGTTGGCAAGCTGTAGCCCCGCCTGCAGGAAGGCGGCGACGTCCTTTTCCTTGCCGGGCTTGGCTTCGAAACGGGCGAACAGTGCAAGCTTGATCATTTCTTCTCTCCTTCGGTGCACGGCCAGATCGACCGTCGCAGAGCAGGGTCGCAGCACTGAAGCGAAAACAGTATTGGCAGAAATGACTTCTTTGATATCATTCTTGCCATGAACATTTCCGTACTTGTTCTCGACGGCGCATTCGACACCGGGCTGGCCTGCGTTCTGGACGTCTTCGGCACGGCCAACGAACTCGCCGCCATGCTGCCGGCGCCGCCCAACCGCTTCGTCACCACCATCGTGGGGGTTAGCGACAGCGTGCGCACCGCACAGGGAATGCAAGTGCCAGCCGTGCCGATTGGCAGCGAACCAGCCCCCGACTGGCTTTTGATCCCTGCGCTCGGCCAGAAAATGCCCGAGCCACTGGGCGCTGCCCTGAAGCGGAGCGATGTCGGCGCGGCGGTCGAAGCGCTGCAGGCTCGTGCCGACGACGGCACACGCATCGGCGCGGCGTGCATCGGCACCTTCGTTCTCGCCGAAAGCGGCCTGCTCGACGGACGGCCATCGACGACGACATGGTGGTTGGCGCCGATGTTCAGGCAGCGTTATCCCGGAGTACGGCTCGACGCTTCGCGCATGCTGGTCAATGACGGCCAATTCGTCACCGCGGGCGCAGCGCTCGGCCATATCGATCTCGCTTTGCTGGTGATCCGGCAGGCAAGTCCGGAACTCGCTGCGCTGACCGCGAAATATCTGATCGTCGACAG includes the following:
- a CDS encoding LysR substrate-binding domain-containing protein; translated protein: MRSLRHLLPSAGSLIVFEAAGRLSSFTAAGRELGMTQAAVSYAVRGLEEQLGAKLFQRRHRQVILTEAGERFHADVSLGLSHIRKSAEDLRLQATGGHVTLAASTAFGSFWMMPRLQQFRDELPGVDLRIQTADRDLDIIAEGIPLGVRGGVPRDWPDYHSLSLSDEEIFPVAGPSYLAKFGKPRTVEELATHRLIHLEEPYREAPNWDEWFASAGTSLRNAERGLRINDYALVIQAVMEGQGISLGWRHLVERLVASGLLVPVTDHVMRTGIGFHVIWPKNRDLSDNARRVRDWLVAQA
- a CDS encoding putative quinol monooxygenase: MIKLALFARFEAKPGKEKDVAAFLQAGLQLANREAGTPIWFALQLSPSVFGVFDAFHDEAGREAHLTGEIAKALMANAETLFAGPPTIDRIDVLGLKNDGSV
- a CDS encoding GlxA family transcriptional regulator; translation: MNISVLVLDGAFDTGLACVLDVFGTANELAAMLPAPPNRFVTTIVGVSDSVRTAQGMQVPAVPIGSEPAPDWLLIPALGQKMPEPLGAALKRSDVGAAVEALQARADDGTRIGAACIGTFVLAESGLLDGRPSTTTWWLAPMFRQRYPGVRLDASRMLVNDGQFVTAGAALGHIDLALLVIRQASPELAALTAKYLIVDSRPLQSAYAISDHLAHSNPLVERFERWARGRLADGFNLDEAAAALGASKRTLSRRVNDVLGKTPLSFFQDLRVEQAVHLLKTTSDSVEEIAAKVGYGDGVTLRNLLRRRLRKGVREIRAAS